Proteins encoded by one window of Anopheles maculipalpis chromosome 2RL, idAnoMacuDA_375_x, whole genome shotgun sequence:
- the LOC126567736 gene encoding phosphatidylinositol 4-kinase alpha isoform X1, which produces MVGNERFSFQKTVQCLARVLAMIKPTPWEKVQTLFKYCPQENAAGVFCLDARAQDAVIALGLYFLESGYQYGKEIIPYLLRLAKALPKAVWIDDVKPNKIDKIPTAEKFSFCLNSLLSDIAVGCPEHRDEIILNQVEVLTVLTNMIKGSKESSTLPPIILCKATVPLLLGLSRSMGRYAACDPPLLCRLFPKDEILVVKSPETPLSADAKDSTSVSQFRSIIPRSMSGSLSVDAGETEKSINSSRKKLSSFYSVPYDPTTYFFAKYGSSFNQFPNMRFCDSLERNDRLQFPINHLQTIFALAKKLLTKETLEHLDEQAGDIYALNQIKPYGYKSFSETINLVMVTLLREILQNQTDLPTPFTKDVQEFVKRLFLIGQTELQNKQHDALDRVRDPSNIVVNKYKINVMANAACVDLLVWAIGDETEADKLCSRLYQKLNSVLGHKVVMDHMPLLMVCLEGLGKLAQKFPNIAGTSISYLRDFLVDPSPILTKLYVQSQAQTKKDKENAPFRIVVQGSDFKAFDHATKPKGLTKSAQEAFEALRDAAIENLSIALRAAHALDQYCVPALVANVSNRLFTAEKQESESSLVSLNIIVMLGHVAVALKDTPKTTNNILQFFIQRFCKVPSEQNVLIVDQLGCMIISKCEPQVFEEIMKMFSRVTVQAASLAYSTNPEQSVYRKSYHHVSDAVVNALANIAANIQGELEMLDLLGKLLELFVQIGLEAERSSDSTSGAQKASSSAGNLGMLIPVIAVLVRRLPPIKNPKQRLHKLFKDFWLYCVVMGFTNSRLWPSDWYQGVQQIAAKSPLLISQTAHRSEMRELNYTSAIRSGSVSLMELRNQILLLLDHPPADITACINKLTFAQCAYLLSVYWLEILRVENASEPSLEPILSYLCDNALLKDKYGMWQCVRCIGDQVFEKFRSVLLAQDSVREKVLESQAMLLLVYFNHIHKQIQLVADQYLSQLVDKFPHLLWNRKVLWCMLDVLQLLAFSLTLDPNEETPTLRVASTPYTLQLMDSLPARESRVKDFADRCQGIVNEAMKWAPKSTRSHLQEYPNQVPSTTLSNHSGLALAVDSILHTWVTNASIPTTTKRPHCVNSDTSKFVSVLCLRSKYAGEISGLLSVLEDEEKKGLADRLVRDVWDACAEKSDPKHRGALWRATAYLILCSSANRKLLHAISSSQVQLFTESAMETAVECWQWILTARQDLELCFIQEMVTAWQTTFDKRMGLFSEENDVTSPLAAYEGCRLVPKPIVVAPHLIWLQLLSEMVDTAKYCNRDKVEMFCMLLHRCLPFSRDFKQNRHISTVGCRFKLLQCGLSLLQGNTIPKSLARNILRERIYANALDYFCGPQLCPSQSREALLEDISILLKFWQTMRSEKKHLVASELSDYELHTASVNLSVQKVSLDTVSLAGSEVARSTSSGNAGWYNTIPHSTSTLSKRSARIKRPPYQKDAYDKDYMKKRNLILELLAVEIEFMLIWANPLSLPELQIPGEESVVEWRARPMKLNVWRDFTRLAWSYNPALAVFLPQRIRNAETIEDEVTRLVCSDPMAAVHIPEALKYLVTTKTVLNESPELVYMLTWARVNPIQALSYFSRQYPTHPLTAQYAVKTLNSYPAEAVLPYIPQLVQALRHDTMGYVTELIKHISKRSQIVAHQLVWNMQTNMYIDEEMHHRDSLYDALESLSQNIISSLSGPAKRFYEREFDFFGKITAVSGEIRSFPKGQARKKACLEALSRIKVQSGCYLPSNPEAMVLDIDYNSGTPMQSAAKAPYLARFRVQRCGITELETMAMEVSNNPDSQIDGPRLNSLGPEAWQAAIFKVGDDVRQDMLALQVISIFKNVFQQVGLELYLFPYRVVATAPGCGVIECVPNAKSRDQLGRQTDFGLYEYFLHQYGDETSKEFQSARSNFVKSMAAYSVIGYLLQIKDRHNGNIMIDKDGHIIHIDFGFMFESSPGGNIGFEPDLKLTDEMVMVMGGKMEAAPFKWFCDLCVQSFLAIRPYQDAIVTLVSLMLDTGLPCFRGQTITLLKQRFVPTKNSKEAAAHMLGVIRNSYQNFRTRTYDMIQYYQNQIPY; this is translated from the exons ATGGTGGGAAATGAGAGATTTTCGTTTCAAAAAACCGTCCAATGTTTGGCGCGTGTGCTGGCCATGATCAAGCCCACACCGTGGGAAAAG GTGCAAACACTGTTCAAATATTGTCCACAGGAAAATGCGGCCGGAGTGTTTTGTCTCGATGCTCGGGCACAAGATGCGGTCATTGCTCTTGGGTTGTACTTTCTCGAGAGTGGTTATCAGTATGGGAAAGAAATTATCCCTTACCTGCTACGACTTGCGAAAGCACTCCCGAAAGCAGTTTGGATCGATGACGTCAAGCCTAATAAAATCGATA AGATACCAACGGCGGAAAAGTTTAGCTTCTGTCTTAATAGTCTCCTGTCCGATATAGCCGTTGGATGTCCGGAGCATCGTGATGAAATCATCCTCAACCAGGTGGAGGTGCTTACCGTGCTAACAAACATGATCAAAGGGAGCAAAGAAAGTAGCACCCTTCCACCGATTATTCTCTGTAAAGCGACCGTACCCTTGCTGCTCGGGTTGAGTCGTTCGATGGGACGCTATGCTGCCTGTGATCCTCCCCTTCTCTGTCGACTATTTCCGAAGGACGAAATTCTGGTAGTAAAATCGCCCGAAACACCGCTTTCAGCCGATGCGAAGGATAGTACGAGCGTTAGCCAGTTTCGTTCGATTATCCCACGGTCGATGTCGGGCAGTCTGTCCGTAGATGCGGGTGAGACAGAAAAATCGATCAACAGTAGCCGGAAGAAGCTTAGTTCCTTCTACTCCGTGCCGTACGATCCGACGACGTACTTTTTCGCAAAGTACGGTTCAAGTTTTAACCAGTTCCCGAACATGCGCTTCTGTGATTCGTTGGAGAGGAACGATCGTTTACAGTTCCCGATCAACCATCTGCAGACTATTTTCGCGCTCGCTAAAAAGCTTCTCACGAAAGAAACGCTGGAACATTTGGACGAGCAGGCGGGCGATATTTATGCGTTGAATCAGATTAAACCGTACGGCTACAAAAGCTTCTCGGAAACGATCAATCTGGTAATGGTCACGTTGCTGAGGGAAATATTGCAGAATCAGACAG ATCTCCCAACACCCTTCACGAAAGACGTGCAAGAGTTTGTGAAGCGTTTGTTCCTGATCGGTCAAACGGAGCTGCAGAACAAGCAGCACGATGCGCTCGATCGTGTGCGGGATCCGTCGAACATTGTTGTGAACAAGTACAAGATCAACGTGATGGCGAATGCGGCGTGCGTTGATTTGCTCGTATGGGCGATCGGTGATGAAACGG AGGCCGATAAACTGTGCAGCCGACTTTACCAGAAGCTTAACTCAGTGTTGGGACACAAGGTGGTGATGGATCATATGCCACTGCTAATGGTTTGCCTAGAG GGATTGGGTAAGCTGGCGCAAAAGTTCCCTAATATTGCGGGAACATCGATATCATATTTACGAGACTTCTTGGTCGATCCAAGCCCCATCCTAACGAAGCTTTACGTCCAATCACAAGCACAAACGAAGAAGGATAAAGAAAATGCTCCTTTCCGAATCGTGG TGCAAGGATCCGATTTCAAAGCGTTCGATCATGCAACGAAACCGAAAGGACTCACCAAGTCCGCCCAGGAAGCGTTCGAAGCGTTGCGTGATGCGGCAATTGAAAACCTTAGCATCGCGCTCCGGGCCGCTCACGCACTCGACCAGTACTGTGTACCGGCACTGGTAGCGAACGTATCAAATCGGCTGTTTACCGCCGAAAAGCAGGAAAGCGAATCGAGTCTCGTATCGCTCAACATCATCGTTATGTTGGGCCACGTGGCAGTCGCGCTTAAGGACACGCCGAAAACAACGAACAATATTCtgcaatttttcatccaaCGCTTCTGCAAGGTACCATCGGAGCAGAATGTACTGATCGTCGATCAGCTGGGCTGTATGATCATCTCCAAGTGTGAGCCGCAGGTTTTTGAGGAgataatgaaaatgttttcacgCGTCACCGTACAGGCTGCATCACTTGCTTACTCGACCAACCCTGAGCAAAG TGTTTACAGGAAATCATACCACCATGTGTCGGATGCGGTCGTCAATGCGCTGGCAAACATTGCCGCCAACATACAGGGCGAGCTGGAGATGCTGGACTTGCTGGGCAAGCTGCTGGAGCTGTTTGTGCAGATCGGGCTAGAAGCGGAACGGTCGTCGGACAGTACGTCTGGGGCGCAGAAAGCTAGTTCGAGTGCGGGAAACCTTGGAATGCTTATTCCTGTGATTGCG GTCCTCGTGCGACGTCTGCCTCCGATCAAGAATCCTAAACAACGTCTGCACAAGCTATTCAAAGACTTCTGGCTGTACTGCGTCGTGATGGGATTCACCAATTCGCGTCTTTGGCCCTCTGATTGGTACCAGGGCGTGCAGCAGATAGCGGCCAAATCTCCGCTACTCATCTCCCAAACGGCGCACCGATCGGAGATGCGCGAGCTTAACTACACGTCCGCGATCCGATCGGGTAGTGTTAGCTTGATGGAACTTCGGAATCAAATCCTGCTCCTACTGGACCACCCTCCAGCAGATATAACGGCGTGTATCAACAAGCTGACGTTTGCCCAATGCGCTTACCTGCTGAGTGTTTACTGGTTGGAAATTTTGCGTGTGGAAAACGCTTCGGAACCGAGCCTTGAACCGATCCTTAGCTACCTGTGCGATAATGCACTGCTGAAGGATAAGTACGGCATGTGGCAATGTGTCCGCTGCATCGGTGATCAGGTGTTTGAGAAGTTCCGCAGCGTACTGCTGGCACAGGACTCGGTACGCGAGAAGGTCCTTGAATCGCAGGCCATGCTGCTGCTCGTTTACTTTAACCACATCCACAAACAGATCCAGCTGGTAGCGGATCAGTATCTGTCGCAGTTGGTGGACAAGTTCCCGCACTTGCTGTGGAACCGGAAGGTGCTCTGGTGTATGCTGGATGTACTACAGCTACTAGCCTTCTCGCTGACACTCGATCCGAACGAGGAAACACCAACGCTTCGGGTTGCTTCAACGCCGTATACGCTGCAGCTGATGGACAGTTTACCGGCTAGGGAAAGTCGGGTAAAGGATTTCGCCGATCGTTGCCAAGGAATCGTTAACGAAGCGATGAAATGGGCTCCGAAATCAACGCGCAGCCATCTGCAGGAGTATCCGAATCAGGTCCCGTCGACTACGCTCTCCAATCACAGCGGATTAGCGTTGGCGGTTGATTCTATCCTGCATACCTGGGTAACGAATGCATCCATACCAACGACAACGAAGCGTCCTCACTGCGTTAATAGTGACACCTCTAAGTTTGTGTCGGTGCTATGCTTGCGAAGTAAATATGCGGGCGAAATATCTGGCCTTCTATCCGTGCTGGAAGATGAAGAGAAAAAGGGCCTAGCGGATCGGTTGGTGCGGGATGTCTGGGATGCTTGCGCGGAGAAGAGTGATCCGAAGCATCGTGGAGCTTTGTGGCGTGCGACGGCTTATTTGATACTGTGCTCTAGTGCCAACCGAAAGTTGCTGCATGCGATATCCTCCTCCCAGGTGCAGCTGTTTACCGAGAGCGCCATGGAGACGGCCGTCGAGTGTTGGCAGTGGATCTTGACTGCGAGGCAAGATTTAGAGCTTTGCTTCATACAGGAGATGGTAACGGCGTGGCAAACCACGTTCGACAAGCGCATGGGACTGTTCTCGGAGGAGAACGATGTAACGAGCCCGTTGGCGGCTTACGAAGGCTGCCGACTGGTGCCCAAGCCTATCGTAGTCGCGCCACATCTGATTTGGTTACAGTTGCTGTCGGAGATGGTCGATACGGCCAAGTACTGCAACCGGGATAAGGTGGAAATGTTCTGTATGCTGCTGCACCGATGTCTACCGTTTAGTAGGGATTTTAAGCAGAATCGTCACATCTCCACGGTTGGCTGTCGGTTTAAGCTATTGCAGTGTGGGTTGTCGCTGTTGCAAGGTAATACTATCCCAAAGTCCCTCGCACGCAACATTCTACGCGAGAGGATTTATGCCAACGCACTAGACTATTTCTGTGGACCGCAGCTTTGTCCGAGTCAGTCCCGCGAGGCATTGCTGGAGGATATCTCGATACTGTTGAAATTCTGGCAAACGATGCGCAGCGAAAAGAAGCATCTGGTTGCATCGGAACTGAGCGACTACGAGCTTCACACAGCCTCGGTGAATCTGTCCGTGCAGAAGGTTTCACTCGATACGGTATCACTGGCCGGGAGTGAGGTCGCACGTTCGACGAGCAGTGGCAATGCTGGCTGGTACAATACGATCCCCCACTCTACGTCCACCCTTTCCAAGCGTTCGGCTCGTATCAAACGTCCTCCGTACCAGAAGGACGCGTACGACAAGGACTACATGAAGAAGCGTAACCTCATTCTAGAGCTCCTGGCGGTGGAGATTGAGTTTATGCTTATTTGGGCGAATCCACTCTCGCTGCCGGAGTTGCAGATTCCTGGTGAAGAGTCCGTAGTAGAGTGGCGCGCCCGCCCCATGAAGCTAAACGTATGGCGTGACTTTACCCGCCTAGCTTGGTCATACAATCCAGCGTTGGCCGTATTTTTACCGCAACGTATCCGTAACGCGGAAACAATCGAAGACGAAGTGACGCGATTGGTTTGTTCTGATCCGATGGCGGCTGTACACATTCCCGAAGCGCTGAAGTATCTCGTCACCACGAAGACGGTTCTGAACGAATCACCTGAGCTGGTGTACATGTTGACTTGGGCGAGAGTGAATCCGATACAGGCGCTGTCTTACTTTTCGCGCCAATATCCGACACATCCACTGACGGCACAGTACGCGGTGAAGACGCTTAACTCTTATCCCGCGGAAGCTGTGCTGCCATATATTCCGCAGCTTGTACAAGCGTTGCGACACGATACG ATGGGATATGTAACGGAGCTTATTAAGCACATTTCGAAACGATCGCAGATTGTGGCCCACCAGCTTGTTTGGAACATGCAGACAAACATGTACATCGACGAGGAGATGCATCATCGAGACT CTCTCTACGACGCACTAGAATCGCTGTCCCAAAACATCATCTCGTCACTCTCCGGACCGGCCAAACGGTTCTACGAGCGTGAGTTTGATTTCTTCGGAAAAATCACCGCCGTAAGCGGTGAGATACGGTCATTCCCCAAAGGGCAGGCACGTAAGAAGGCTTGTCTGGAAGCGCTGAGTCGCATCAAGGTACAGTCCGGCTGCTACCTTCCATCGAATCCGGAAGCCATGGTGCTCGATATCGATTACAACAGTGGCACACCCATGCAAAGTGCTGCCAAGGCTCCCTATTTAGCCCGGTTCCGCGTACAGCGCTGTGGTATTACTGAGCTGGAAACGATGGCGATGGAAGTATCGAACAATCCCGACTCGCAGATCGATGGACCGAGGTTGAATTCTCTTGGACCGGAAGCATGGCAAGCGGCCATTTTTAAGGTCGGCGATGACGTGCGCCAGGATATGCTGGCGCTGCAGGTGATCTCGATCTTCAAgaacgtgttccagcaggttGGGCTGGAGCTGTATCTGTTTCCGTACCGTGTTGTTGCCACTGCTCCAGGG TGTGGCGTGATTGAGTGTGTACCGAATGCAAAGTCACGTGATCAGCTCGGTCGTCAGACCGATTTCGGGCTTTACGAGTACTTCCTGCATCAGTACGGTGATGAAACGTCGAAAGAGTTCCAGTCGGCGCGCAGCAACTTTGTCAAATCGATGGCCGCCTACTCGGTGATTGGTTACTTGCTGCAGATCAAGGATCGCCATAACGGAAACATTATGATCGATAAGGATGGTCATATTATTCACATCG ATTTTGGTTTCATGTTTGAATCATCACCCGGTGGTAATATCGGCTTCGAACCCGACCTAAAACTAACGGACGAGATGGTAATGGTGATGGGAGGCAAAATGGAGGCGGCACCGTTCAAGTGGTTCTGCGATCTTTGTGTGCAATCGTTCCTCGCCATTCGCCCATACCAGGATGCTATTGTGACGCTCGTATCGCTAATGCTCGACACCGGGTTGCCGTGTTTCCGTGGTCAAACGATCACCCTGCTGAAGCAGCGATTCGTACCGACAAAGAATAGCAAGGAAGCGGCCGCTCATATGCTGGGTGTGATCAGGAACTCGTATCAAAACTTCCGAACGCGCACGTACGACATGATTCAGTATTATCAGAATCAAATTCCATACTAA